A window of Haloarcula marismortui ATCC 43049 genomic DNA:
CGTCCCTGTCGGGAGCATCGCCAGCGTCGTACCGCTTCCCGGCGGGTCCGGGGCTATTGAGACGGTGCTCGTGACGCTGCTGGTCTCGACAGCCCCGGTTTCGGCCGCCCTCGCCACCTCTGCGGTGCTGATCCACCGCGTTGGGAGCTACCTGCTGCCGACTGTTATCGGCGGCGGTGTCGCCGCTGCACTCGGTGTCGACCGGGCCGCGTCGCCAGGGGAGTGACCCTCGCGACTCCTGATGGGAGTGGGAGCATTGCTGCCCTGTGGGCGAGTGAACGGTTCACGCCCGCCGACTGCGAACGACGCGTTTAAATGACGGCGACGGAAAGAAATCTGCAATGGCTACACTCTACGACGTTCCCCCCGAGGAACTCATCGAGGCACTCACGGAGACGCTCGCAGACGAAGACGACATCGAAGCGCCGGACTGGGCCGAGTTCACCAAGACCGGTGTCGACCGCGAACTCCCACCTGAGCAGGAGGACTTCTGGACGCGACGGGCCGCCAGCCTCCTCCGAAAGGTCGCCGTCGACGGTCCTGTCGGCGTTAACGCCCTCCGCTCCGAGTACGGTACATCGAAGCAGGGGACGACCCGCTACCGCGTCCGCCCCCACCAGAAGACCAAGGGCTCGGGCAACATCATCCGGACGGCGCTCCAGCAGCTCGAAGACGCCGGCTACGTCGAGACCAGCGAAAACGACGGCCGCCGTGTCACGGGTGACGGTCGCAGCCTCCTTGATGACACCGCAGGCGACCTCCTGACGGAACTCGACCGTCCGGAACTCGAACGCTACGCGTAACTGACGCCTTTCTCGCTGTTTTTCTCGTTCCGTAGCCTCTGCTCCGAAATCGTTTTCCGACCGACTCCAGTACGTTGATACAACTATGAGTGGCGACCCCAGCGAGGAAGAACTTGAAGAGCTC
This region includes:
- a CDS encoding 30S ribosomal protein S19e — its product is MATLYDVPPEELIEALTETLADEDDIEAPDWAEFTKTGVDRELPPEQEDFWTRRAASLLRKVAVDGPVGVNALRSEYGTSKQGTTRYRVRPHQKTKGSGNIIRTALQQLEDAGYVETSENDGRRVTGDGRSLLDDTAGDLLTELDRPELERYA